A genome region from Columba livia isolate bColLiv1 breed racing homer chromosome 2, bColLiv1.pat.W.v2, whole genome shotgun sequence includes the following:
- the LOC102091850 gene encoding probable G-protein coupled receptor 141, with amino-acid sequence MSNSSITQQNHSSNETLPDTSERLLTVLMALYIINLAGGTLGVIVMSHQLFQRRSQSVMTVIIISLLVLHSFMLLSIPFRLSYYILGEWKFGRFACKLASAMIYLHMYTTFMFYMGIIIIRLFRLESRTCYTTGWVAAVWLVGVLVVTPVFLSYYGTFKTYHSSECFQFHKEIQEVPMVTANFCLVGVLVAACAVLTVIQLSVLYRLAVKYWPDINSHVEFRAQAKSFFFILVTLVCFMPHHVFRVYYIQNYHLDKDHKLLPYNEIFLALTTMCCLDMLCFIAGIAH; translated from the coding sequence ATGTCTAACAGCAGTATAACCCAGCAGAACCATTCCTCCAATGAGACATTGCCAGACACCTCAGAGAGGCTGCTCACCGTTCTCATGGCCCTGTACATCATCAACCTGGCTGGCGGCACCCTCGGGGTCATCGTAATGTCCCATCAGTTGTTTCAAAGGAGATCGCAATCTGTGATGACTGTTATCATAATCAGCCTCCTGGTGCTGCACAGCTTTATGCTTCTCAGCATCCCCTTCCGCCTCAGCTACTACATTTTAGGGGAATGGAAATTTGGGAGGTTTGCCTGCAAATTAGCAAGTGCCATGATCTACCTCCACATGTACACCACCTTCATGTTTTATATGGGTATCATCATCATACGTCTCTTCCGACTCGAGTCTAGGACGTGCTACACTACAGGCTGGGTGGCTGCTGTTTGGCTGGTGGGAGTGCTGGTGGTCACACCTGTTTTTCTCTCCTACTATGGCACCTTTAAGACATACCACTCCTCCGAATGCTTTCAGTTCCACAAGGAGATACAAGAGGTGCCCATGGTGACCGCAAACTTCTGCTTGGTTGGAGTCTTGGTGGCAGCTTGTGCTGTGCTCACCGTAATCCAGTTGTCTGTGCTCTACAGACTGGCTGTGAAGTACTGGCCTGACATCAACTCACATGTGGAATTCAGGGCTCAGGCAAAGAGTTTCTTCTTCATATTGGTAACATTAGTGTGCTTTATGCCTCATCATGTATTCAGAGTATATTACATCCAAAACTACCACCTGGATAAAGACCATAAACTACTCCCATACAATGAAATTTTTTTAGCTTTAACAACAATGTGCTGCTTGGATATGTTGTGCTTCATAGCAGGAATAGCCCACTGA